In Hahella sp. KA22, one genomic interval encodes:
- a CDS encoding ATPase, T2SS/T4P/T4SS family: MSKFASLFVNNSASDQDEDKAKPKVSYSVLLVDDEPAVLNALSRVFRKESYDILTAKNAMEALEIINQRRIHLLISDYMMPGMTGADLLRKVKEQSPDTIRIMLTGQADTTAVMAAINEGAVYRFILKPWNDDDLRVTVALALEQYDLIQKNKELEKTNAKQQKDLQAFSKLAQQNRSQLAIMLHKHNLLNKQQVQEVFKLQQSRKETVIKLLLEKQWIEERKLVQLLKKEMFFEEVALAEFQVEPATLSLIPMSLCQKQLIIPLRVSGKRLLLAMADPLNVELIDELGFTTGMQIDPVVATVSAMEMKLSELFTEEETSIKELESVVMGVDPFEGIEVVIEDDDDDSLEDLLSQTEQPPAVRLVNAIIIEALRLGASDIHIHPRTNQVIVRYRIDGVLEDKIRIPHNMHMSLVSRIKVMSELDITERRRPQDGRITVKTPMRVVDLRISTLPTLNGEKVVMRVLERNSSVKNLTHLGLSELNAKRMEAAINKPQGMILATGPTGSGKSTSLYALLQHNATTEKNYVTIEDPVEFYLDMAGQVSVREKIGLSFASILRAILRQDPDIILLGEIRDFETAEVALHAALTGHLVFSTLHTNSSIGTIARLLDLGIKPFVAAQALECIIAQRLVRRICDHCREEVTPNEEEIYLLGPLFDDPHLKTYRGRGCHKCNHGYKGRIGLYEVLTMTEELRHHIAGGASSKELHDIAVANGLVTLVDDAKSRVHNGLTTTYEVLRVLGTQIEV, encoded by the coding sequence ATGTCGAAATTCGCTTCTCTATTCGTCAATAACTCTGCTTCCGATCAGGATGAGGATAAAGCCAAGCCCAAAGTGTCATACAGCGTTTTGCTGGTGGATGATGAGCCTGCCGTACTGAATGCATTGAGCCGGGTTTTTCGTAAGGAGAGCTATGACATTCTCACCGCCAAAAATGCGATGGAAGCCCTGGAGATCATCAACCAGCGCCGTATTCATTTATTGATTTCCGACTACATGATGCCGGGAATGACGGGAGCGGATCTTCTGCGCAAGGTGAAGGAACAATCTCCTGACACCATCCGCATCATGCTGACCGGACAGGCGGACACGACTGCGGTGATGGCCGCCATCAACGAGGGCGCGGTCTATCGCTTTATTCTCAAGCCCTGGAATGACGATGATTTGCGCGTCACCGTCGCTCTGGCGCTGGAACAGTATGATCTCATTCAAAAGAACAAAGAGCTTGAGAAGACCAACGCCAAACAGCAAAAAGATCTGCAGGCGTTCAGCAAGCTGGCGCAGCAAAACCGCAGCCAGCTGGCGATCATGCTGCACAAGCATAACCTGCTGAACAAGCAGCAGGTGCAGGAGGTGTTCAAGCTGCAGCAAAGCCGTAAGGAGACGGTGATCAAACTGCTGCTGGAAAAGCAATGGATTGAGGAACGCAAGCTGGTGCAGCTCCTGAAGAAGGAAATGTTCTTTGAAGAGGTGGCGCTGGCGGAGTTTCAGGTCGAGCCGGCGACCTTGTCGCTGATTCCCATGTCGCTATGTCAGAAGCAACTTATCATCCCTCTCCGGGTCAGCGGCAAGCGCCTGTTATTGGCCATGGCGGACCCCCTCAACGTGGAGCTGATCGATGAACTGGGTTTTACCACGGGCATGCAGATTGACCCGGTAGTCGCCACGGTCAGCGCAATGGAAATGAAACTATCCGAGCTGTTTACGGAAGAGGAAACCTCCATTAAAGAGCTGGAAAGCGTGGTGATGGGGGTTGATCCTTTCGAAGGCATCGAAGTGGTCATCGAAGATGATGACGACGATTCTTTGGAAGATCTGCTCAGTCAAACCGAACAGCCGCCAGCGGTGCGCCTGGTCAATGCGATTATCATTGAGGCGTTGCGCCTGGGCGCCAGCGATATCCATATCCATCCCCGCACCAATCAGGTCATTGTGCGTTATCGCATAGACGGCGTGCTGGAGGACAAGATCCGTATTCCGCACAACATGCACATGTCCCTGGTCTCCCGCATTAAGGTCATGTCCGAGCTGGATATCACTGAACGCCGCCGTCCCCAGGATGGGCGCATTACGGTGAAAACGCCGATGCGGGTGGTGGATTTGCGCATTTCCACCCTACCCACGTTGAACGGGGAAAAAGTGGTAATGCGGGTGCTGGAGCGTAATTCCTCCGTGAAAAACCTGACCCACCTGGGACTGTCGGAACTCAACGCCAAACGCATGGAAGCCGCCATCAACAAACCCCAGGGCATGATTCTCGCCACGGGGCCCACCGGCAGCGGCAAAAGCACGTCGCTCTATGCGCTGCTGCAGCATAACGCCACGACGGAGAAGAATTACGTCACCATCGAAGACCCAGTGGAGTTTTATCTGGATATGGCCGGGCAGGTATCAGTGCGGGAGAAAATCGGCCTGAGTTTCGCCTCCATTTTGCGCGCTATTTTACGGCAGGACCCGGATATTATTCTGCTGGGAGAGATTCGTGACTTCGAGACGGCGGAAGTCGCACTGCATGCGGCGCTGACCGGGCACCTGGTGTTCTCCACCCTGCACACCAATTCCTCTATCGGCACCATCGCCCGTTTGCTGGACCTGGGCATCAAACCTTTCGTCGCGGCGCAGGCGTTGGAATGTATCATCGCTCAACGGTTAGTGCGGCGTATCTGCGACCATTGCCGTGAAGAAGTCACTCCCAATGAAGAGGAGATTTACCTGCTGGGCCCGCTGTTCGATGACCCCCACCTGAAAACCTATCGTGGCCGCGGCTGCCACAAATGCAACCACGGCTATAAAGGCCGCATCGGCCTGTATGAAGTCCTCACCATGACAGAAGAACTGCGCCACCACATCGCCGGCGGCGCCTCCAGTAAAGAACTCCACGATATCGCCGTCGCCAACGGTCTGGTCACCCTCGTCGACGACGCCAAATCCCGCGTCCACAACGGCCTCACCACCACCTACGAAGTCCTGCGGGTACTGGGAACGCAGATTGAAGTGTAA
- a CDS encoding DUF3696 domain-containing protein gives MHEEKSSGDDDKSLVHSDYQIRWKNYRRFEDTDWITIKPITILIGANNCGKSSILAPLLLLNQTIKSNDTETPLVTRGRLIDAGNYKDFIHHHEENRNLFLGLRFHLHENRKANKPVGSYPPGAIELTFSKGREAHQLILNKYELYDIFKRKYLSQSLNKSGKYSLSGNISYSKMSDREKAAVLKSEVVNFLFSPTSTLYSLELPSDESEESEVERFSEEFSHYLRAIGYAFSEIRSLFQNLSYVGPLRKKIERYYRIASETPQTVGPQGENAPNLFRRNYENLKHDVDRWVKHFEFGDSLHFDDVNDDIFQLFLGSGDQRVNVADVGFGASQVLPLIIQALAAPPDSLTLAEQPEIHLNPRLQCALADLFVHMANNGHRVLVETHSEHLIMRLRKFVANGDIKKDDVALYFLERDGDRSVIKQVNIENNGHINTESWPKGFFDDALREALALASAQAKIRSK, from the coding sequence ATGCATGAGGAAAAATCTTCTGGTGATGATGATAAAAGTTTAGTGCATAGTGATTACCAAATAAGATGGAAGAATTATAGAAGGTTTGAGGATACAGACTGGATTACAATTAAACCTATCACAATTCTCATTGGTGCAAATAATTGTGGTAAGAGCAGTATATTGGCTCCTCTTTTGCTTCTTAACCAAACTATAAAATCTAACGATACTGAAACGCCTTTAGTAACTAGGGGAAGGCTTATTGATGCGGGTAACTATAAGGACTTTATTCATCATCATGAGGAAAATAGAAATTTATTCTTAGGATTAAGATTCCATCTTCATGAAAACAGAAAGGCAAATAAGCCGGTAGGAAGCTATCCCCCTGGAGCTATTGAATTAACCTTTTCCAAAGGTAGGGAAGCTCATCAACTAATTCTCAATAAATATGAGCTTTATGACATATTTAAGAGGAAATATTTGTCTCAATCATTGAATAAAAGTGGAAAATACTCTCTGAGCGGAAATATCTCATATTCTAAAATGAGTGATAGAGAAAAGGCTGCAGTTTTAAAGTCTGAAGTGGTTAACTTTCTATTCTCTCCTACGTCTACATTGTACTCACTGGAATTACCTAGCGATGAGAGTGAGGAGTCTGAGGTTGAAAGATTTTCAGAAGAGTTTTCACATTATTTAAGAGCTATTGGTTACGCCTTCTCTGAAATAAGAAGCTTATTTCAAAATTTGAGTTATGTGGGTCCACTGAGAAAGAAAATAGAAAGATATTACAGAATTGCATCTGAAACACCTCAGACTGTTGGGCCTCAAGGTGAAAATGCACCCAACTTATTCAGGCGTAACTACGAAAATCTCAAGCATGACGTTGATAGATGGGTAAAGCACTTTGAATTTGGTGACTCTCTACATTTTGACGATGTGAATGATGACATTTTTCAGTTATTTCTTGGTTCTGGGGATCAGAGAGTAAATGTTGCTGATGTAGGGTTTGGAGCATCTCAAGTATTGCCTCTAATTATTCAGGCGCTTGCAGCTCCTCCTGATAGTCTAACATTGGCAGAGCAGCCGGAGATTCATTTGAATCCAAGACTCCAGTGTGCATTAGCCGACTTATTTGTACATATGGCCAATAACGGTCATAGAGTTTTAGTGGAAACTCATAGTGAACACTTAATAATGCGACTCCGAAAGTTTGTCGCAAATGGTGATATAAAAAAGGATGATGTCGCTCTTTATTTTTTAGAGAGAGATGGTGACAGGTCAGTTATTAAACAAGTTAATATAGAAAATAATGGGCATATTAATACGGAATCATGGCCAAAAGGATTTTTTGATGATGCACTTCGCGAAGCTCTAGCACTAGCGAGCGCTCAAGCAAAAATTAGGAGTAAATGA